From Suncus etruscus isolate mSunEtr1 chromosome 6, mSunEtr1.pri.cur, whole genome shotgun sequence, one genomic window encodes:
- the MED18 gene encoding mediator of RNA polymerase II transcription subunit 18, which translates to MEAPPVTMMPVTGGTINMMEYLLQGSVLDHSLDSLIHRLRGLCDNMEPETFLDHEMVFLLKGQQASPFVLRARRSMDRAGAPWHLRYLGQPEMGDKNRHALVRNCVDISTSENLTDFLMEMGFRMDHEFVAKGHLFRKGIMKIMVYKIFRILVPGNADSTEALSLSYLVELSVVAPAGQDVVSDDMRNFAEQLKPLVHLEKIDPKRLM; encoded by the exons ATGGAGGCACCTCCGGTGACCATGATGCCTGTCACTGGGGGCACCATCAACATGATGGAGTACCTGCTTCAGG gAAGTGTTCTAGATCATAGCTTGGACAGCCTCATCCATCGCCTTCGAGGTTTGTGTGACAACATGGAACCAGAGACTTTCCTTGACCACGAGATGGTCTTCCTTCTTAAGGGCCAGCAAGCCAGTCCATTTGTCCTAAGGGCACGGCGTTCTATGGATAGGGCAGGGGCACCCTGGCATCTACGTTACCTGGGACAACCTGAAATGGGGGACAAGAACCGCCATGCCTTGGTACGAAACTGCGTAGACATTTCAACGTCTGAGAACCTCACTGACTTCCTGATGGAAATGGGCTTCCGCATGGACCATGAATTTGTTGCTAAGGGACACTTGTTCCGCAAGGGCATCATGAAGATCATGGTGTATAAGATCTTCCGCATATTGGTGCCAGGGAACGCAGACAGCACTGAGGCCCTGTCCCTGTCCTATCTCGTGGAACTCAGTGTTGTTGCTCCAGCGGGGCAGGATGTGGTTTCCGATGACATGAGGAACTTTGCTGAGCAACTGAAGCCACTGGTTCATCTGGAGAAAATAGACCCCAAGAGACTCATGTGA